In one Mucilaginibacter sp. PAMB04168 genomic region, the following are encoded:
- a CDS encoding polysaccharide lyase translates to MNFKKNMTRMLAATLLLPAVFSACKKETGNVQQEAIVDNDAVATQAIYASKSTSFARPDGTYSQSSAEADMGQLASGTWKNADIFSEQARIRIPANSLSNGNIVNIDVSDGTEYELTFRVRFGPNFYWSRGGKLGFGFHIGNGFTGCNKADDGTGGTARLMWYNPNGTKTSSSSDAPYFRPYVYYKDMPENCGNNFGKQSKTLNKNQWYTVRIRVKSNSGTSTNGSVLYQIDGVTLLSQTLRWTTDDNYRKIKNITFHTFRGGSEEYWEATTDGLIYYDDLSYTRIAS, encoded by the coding sequence ATGAATTTTAAGAAAAACATGACCAGAATGCTGGCAGCTACCTTATTGTTGCCTGCAGTGTTTAGTGCCTGCAAAAAGGAAACGGGCAATGTGCAGCAAGAAGCCATTGTTGACAATGATGCCGTTGCAACACAAGCCATTTACGCCAGCAAATCAACCAGTTTTGCCCGCCCGGATGGTACTTATTCGCAATCGTCTGCCGAAGCTGATATGGGGCAGTTAGCCAGCGGCACCTGGAAAAATGCCGACATTTTTAGCGAGCAGGCCCGCATTCGTATCCCTGCCAATTCATTATCTAACGGTAACATCGTCAATATCGACGTATCTGACGGTACAGAGTACGAACTAACTTTCAGAGTAAGGTTCGGGCCGAATTTTTACTGGAGCCGTGGTGGTAAACTTGGTTTTGGTTTTCACATTGGTAACGGCTTTACCGGCTGTAACAAGGCTGATGACGGCACCGGCGGTACTGCACGCTTAATGTGGTACAATCCTAACGGTACAAAAACCAGCAGCAGCAGCGATGCTCCATATTTCCGCCCGTATGTCTACTATAAAGATATGCCTGAAAACTGCGGTAACAATTTTGGCAAGCAAAGTAAAACCCTGAATAAAAATCAGTGGTATACGGTCAGGATCAGAGTTAAGAGTAACTCAGGAACCAGCACCAACGGCAGTGTACTGTACCAAATTGATGGTGTAACCTTACTAAGCCAAACCTTGCGGTGGACAACTGATGATAATTACCGCAAAATTAAAAACATTACGTTCCACACGTTCCGCGGCGGTAGTGAAGAATACTGGGAAGCTACTACTGATGGTTTAATCTACTATGATGATTTAAGCTATACCCGCATAGCCAGTTAA
- a CDS encoding serine hydrolase translates to MTTKVNKYAILERNIFFVFNLLVAVLSSQCTKPQLKTEEPFAKARTQQVDQLIKTFQSDFSIPGISLAMVSGDSVYCTTMGGANAANKPFTVNTPFLAGSISEPMLATAVLKLADDGKLDLDEPIVNYLPYFKMGGNSYQKITIRHLLTHTSGIPHYNIMWDMPNYNPNALEVTTRSIGSQLPEFKEPGTQVKRSPYNYDILADVICKVTHKPFEDYMKTNVFGALGMKSSSFIKVKGTAMPFKTSNWLTHTTKQDTLYPYNRENGGSGGFHTTATDIASWMFTLLNKGRARRAELFGSGFYDEVLSTRFKTGKSTAIGYGWEITEEKGQRIFLKGSQYGGFSNLVVLIPEKRIGVAVSSNIAGEFNPANLGKLVAQWLTGSALTQPKMPISLAMSKALARTGEISDAFKTFSALKKTEPNSYDFSAQALTQFGINLLHRVHNKQQALQAFQFCVQQYPNSAFAYLNLAEAYVVAKDARNTRLAISKAQVLPDDSGSKASYLSYLKENLEILEEKKS, encoded by the coding sequence ATGACCACAAAAGTGAATAAGTATGCCATTTTGGAACGTAACATTTTTTTTGTGTTTAACCTACTGGTTGCAGTTTTAAGCAGCCAGTGCACAAAGCCGCAACTGAAGACTGAGGAGCCGTTTGCTAAAGCCCGCACACAGCAAGTCGATCAGTTAATTAAAACCTTTCAAAGCGACTTTTCTATACCAGGAATTTCCCTGGCTATGGTTAGCGGCGATTCTGTTTATTGTACTACTATGGGGGGTGCTAACGCTGCAAACAAGCCTTTTACAGTAAATACGCCCTTTTTAGCAGGTAGCATCTCAGAACCTATGTTGGCTACTGCCGTATTAAAACTGGCCGATGATGGAAAGCTCGACCTTGATGAACCGATAGTAAATTACTTACCATACTTTAAAATGGGGGGAAACAGTTATCAGAAAATAACCATCCGGCATTTGCTAACCCACACATCTGGCATACCCCATTACAACATTATGTGGGATATGCCCAATTATAACCCCAATGCGTTGGAGGTGACCACTCGAAGCATTGGTAGCCAACTCCCTGAATTTAAGGAACCCGGTACACAGGTAAAACGTTCGCCTTACAACTACGATATACTGGCAGATGTAATTTGCAAAGTAACTCACAAGCCGTTTGAGGATTATATGAAGACTAATGTATTTGGAGCCTTAGGGATGAAAAGTTCATCCTTTATTAAGGTTAAAGGTACAGCTATGCCGTTTAAAACAAGTAACTGGCTTACTCACACCACAAAGCAGGATACGCTTTACCCTTATAACCGGGAGAACGGTGGCAGCGGCGGTTTCCATACTACCGCAACGGATATAGCCAGCTGGATGTTTACCTTGCTAAACAAAGGCCGTGCTAGAAGAGCTGAATTATTCGGTTCGGGTTTTTACGATGAAGTATTATCAACCCGGTTTAAAACAGGTAAAAGTACTGCTATCGGGTATGGGTGGGAAATTACAGAAGAAAAAGGCCAGCGTATTTTTCTAAAGGGTAGCCAGTACGGTGGCTTCAGCAATTTGGTTGTGCTAATACCCGAAAAGAGGATCGGCGTGGCTGTAAGCAGTAACATAGCGGGTGAATTTAACCCTGCTAATTTGGGTAAACTTGTTGCACAATGGCTCACCGGTAGCGCCTTAACACAGCCCAAAATGCCCATAAGCCTGGCTATGAGCAAAGCACTTGCCCGTACCGGCGAGATAAGTGATGCTTTTAAAACTTTTTCTGCCTTGAAAAAAACAGAGCCTAACAGCTATGATTTTAGTGCACAGGCCTTAACACAATTCGGCATTAACCTTTTGCACCGTGTGCATAATAAGCAACAAGCGCTGCAGGCATTTCAATTCTGTGTGCAGCAATATCCTAATTCTGCGTTTGCCTACCTCAATTTGGCAGAGGCTTATGTTGTTGCTAAAGACGCTCGCAATACTCGCTTAGCCATCAGTAAGGCACAAGTGTTGCCCGACGATTCGGGCTCAAAAGCCAGTTACCTGTCATACCTGAAAGAGAACCTTGAGATTTTAGAGGAAAAGAAAAGCTAA